In one Lolium rigidum isolate FL_2022 chromosome 3, APGP_CSIRO_Lrig_0.1, whole genome shotgun sequence genomic region, the following are encoded:
- the LOC124701834 gene encoding protein VAC14 homolog isoform X2, translating to MAADALAIIPGAVLRNLADKLYEKRKNAALEIEGIVKQLSTAGEHEKIAAVIGLLTSDFAMSPQANHRKGGLIGLAAVTVGLTSEAAQHLELIVPPVLNAFLDQDSRVRYYACEALYNIAKVVRGDFIIYFNKIFDALCKLSADSDANVQSAAHLLDRLVKDIVTESDQFSIEEFIPLLRERMNVLNPYVRQFLVGWITVLDSVPDIDMLGFLPDFLDGLFNMLSDNSHEIRQQADAALSEFLQEIKNSPNVDYGRMAEILVRRAGSDDEFTRLTSITWINEFVKLGGEQLVPYYADILGAILPCISDEEEKIRVVARETNEELRAMKSDQTEGFDIGAILIIAERELNSEHEATRIEALHWFSTLLVRNRIEFLGYLEGIFEPLLNALSDPSDAVVLLVLEVHARIAEESHHFRHLVSYLIRTFHNNHVLLERRGALIVRRLCVLLGAEKVYREFSTILEKEGDLDFASTMVQALNLILLTSAELAELRSLLKKSLVDSRGKDLFLSLYPSWCHSPMATISLCLLAQAYNHASSVIQSLGEEDINVKFLVQLDKLIRLLETPVFAYLRLQLLEPGKHTWLLKTLYGLLMLLPQQSAAFKILRTRLKTVPFSENLKRTSSANPYSQILQVTEDGNRNQDTPNYSAINFPSRLQQFESMQQQHRDHLKNQLQSRKSASAAVLTQEIQRYEESHSSSVPEISRPPSRASRVIS from the exons ATGGCCGCCGACGCGCtcgccatcatccccggcgccgtgCTGCGCAACCTCGCCGACAAGCTCTACGAGAAGCGGAAGAACGCCGCGCTCGAG ATTGAGGGGATCGTAAAGCAACTGTCCACTGCCGGGGAGCACGAGAAGATAGCGGCCGTGATCGGCCTGCTCACCAGCGATTTCGCCATGTCCCCGCAGGCGAACCACCGGAAG GGCGGATTGATTGGTCTCGCGGCAGTAACCGTAGGGCTCACAagtgaggctgcgcagcacctcgAG CTAATTGTGCCTCCTGTGCTTAATGCGTTCCTGGACCAAGATAGCAGAGTGCGCTACTATGCCTGTGAAGCGCTATATAACATAGCAAAG GTTGtaagaggggattttatcatctaTTTCAACAAGATTTTTGATGCGCTATGCAAACTGTCAGCAGACTCTGATGCGAATGTGCAAAGTGCAGCTCATCTTCTTGATAGGCTTGTCAAG GATATTGTAACTGAGAGTGATCAGTTCAG CATAGAAGAATTTATACCTCTCTTGAGAGAGCGCATGAATGTGCTGAACCCTTATGTGCGGCAATTTTTGGTGGGGTGGATCACTGTTTTAGACAGTGTGCCTGATATTGACATGCTTGGTTTCCTTCCTGATTTTCTTGACG GTTTATTTAATATGCTGAGTGATAACAGTCACGAGATAAGGCAGCAAGCAGATGCAGCACTTTCAGAGTTCCTGCAGGAAATAAAAAATTCACCA AATGTAGATTATGGTCGTATGGCTGAAATTCTTGTTCGGAGGGCAGGCTCTGATGATGAATTCACTCGTTTGACGTCTATCACATGG ATCAATGAGTTCGTGAAGCTTGGTGGGGAACAGCTAGTCCCGTACTATGCAGATATCTTGGGAGCTATCTTACCATGCATTTCTGATGAAGAGGAGAAAATCCGAGTG gttgctcgtgaAACCAACGAGGAACTTCGAGCTATGAAATCTGATCAAACCGAGGGATTTGACATTGGAGCAATTCTTATAATTGCAGAGAG AGAATTGAATAGTGAACATGAAGCCACTCGGATTGAGGCATTGCACTGGTTTTCCACTTTGCTAGTTCGAAATCGTATTGAG TTCTTGGGATACCTTGAAGGCATTTTTGAACCACTTCTAAATGCGCTCTCCGATCCTTCAGATGCG GTTGTCCTTTTAGTGTTGGAAGTTCATGCACGCATAGCTGAAGAGTCTCATCACTTCCGTCATCTTGTGTCTTACTTAATTCGCACTTTCCACAACAATCATGTTCTGCTGGAGAG GCGTGGCGCTTTGATAGTTCGTCGACTCTGTGTTCTTTTGGGTGCTGAGAAAGTATATCGCGAGTTTTCTACTATTCTCGAGAAGGAAGGTGACCTTGATTTTGCATCCACCATGGTTCAG GCATTGAATTTGATTTTGCTCACATCGGCCGAACTTGCCGAGCTGCGGTCTCTTCTTAAGAAGTCATTGGTTGATTCTCGTGGGAAggacttatttttatctttatacCCTTCTTGGTGCCACTCTCCAATGGCTACAATTAGCTTGTGCCTACTTGCTCAG GCGTACAATCATGCGAGCTCTGTTATTCAATCTCTGGGAGAAGAAGACATAAATGTGAAGTTTTTGGTGCAGTTAGATAAATTGATCCGCCTGCTAGAGACTCCAGTATTTGCTTACCTGCGTTTACAG CTCCTTGAGcctggaaaacatacttggcttcTGAAAACACTCTATGGTCTCCTGATGCTCTTGCCTCAG CAAAGTGCGGCCTTCAAGATCTTGAGGACTCGACTGAAGACAGTGCCTTTCAGTGAAAATCTCAAGCGCACATCTTCTGCAAATCCATACTCTCAAATTCTACAAGTGACGGAAGATGGCAATAGAAATCAAGATACACCAAACTATAGTGCAATCAATTTTCCGTCCCGTCTCCAGCAGTTCGAGAGCATGCAGCAGCAACACCGAGACCATTTGAAGAATCAACTGCAATCTAGAAAGTCCGCTTCGGCAGCAGTATTAACGCAG GAGATTCAAAGATACGAAGAATCACATTCCTCGTCGGTACCAGAGATAAGCAGGCCCCCTTCAAGAGCATCCAGAGTCATTTCCTGA
- the LOC124701834 gene encoding protein VAC14 homolog isoform X1 — protein sequence MAADALAIIPGAVLRNLADKLYEKRKNAALEIEGIVKQLSTAGEHEKIAAVIGLLTSDFAMSPQANHRKQGGLIGLAAVTVGLTSEAAQHLELIVPPVLNAFLDQDSRVRYYACEALYNIAKVVRGDFIIYFNKIFDALCKLSADSDANVQSAAHLLDRLVKDIVTESDQFSIEEFIPLLRERMNVLNPYVRQFLVGWITVLDSVPDIDMLGFLPDFLDGLFNMLSDNSHEIRQQADAALSEFLQEIKNSPNVDYGRMAEILVRRAGSDDEFTRLTSITWINEFVKLGGEQLVPYYADILGAILPCISDEEEKIRVVARETNEELRAMKSDQTEGFDIGAILIIAERELNSEHEATRIEALHWFSTLLVRNRIEFLGYLEGIFEPLLNALSDPSDAVVLLVLEVHARIAEESHHFRHLVSYLIRTFHNNHVLLERRGALIVRRLCVLLGAEKVYREFSTILEKEGDLDFASTMVQALNLILLTSAELAELRSLLKKSLVDSRGKDLFLSLYPSWCHSPMATISLCLLAQAYNHASSVIQSLGEEDINVKFLVQLDKLIRLLETPVFAYLRLQLLEPGKHTWLLKTLYGLLMLLPQQSAAFKILRTRLKTVPFSENLKRTSSANPYSQILQVTEDGNRNQDTPNYSAINFPSRLQQFESMQQQHRDHLKNQLQSRKSASAAVLTQEIQRYEESHSSSVPEISRPPSRASRVIS from the exons ATGGCCGCCGACGCGCtcgccatcatccccggcgccgtgCTGCGCAACCTCGCCGACAAGCTCTACGAGAAGCGGAAGAACGCCGCGCTCGAG ATTGAGGGGATCGTAAAGCAACTGTCCACTGCCGGGGAGCACGAGAAGATAGCGGCCGTGATCGGCCTGCTCACCAGCGATTTCGCCATGTCCCCGCAGGCGAACCACCGGAAG CAGGGCGGATTGATTGGTCTCGCGGCAGTAACCGTAGGGCTCACAagtgaggctgcgcagcacctcgAG CTAATTGTGCCTCCTGTGCTTAATGCGTTCCTGGACCAAGATAGCAGAGTGCGCTACTATGCCTGTGAAGCGCTATATAACATAGCAAAG GTTGtaagaggggattttatcatctaTTTCAACAAGATTTTTGATGCGCTATGCAAACTGTCAGCAGACTCTGATGCGAATGTGCAAAGTGCAGCTCATCTTCTTGATAGGCTTGTCAAG GATATTGTAACTGAGAGTGATCAGTTCAG CATAGAAGAATTTATACCTCTCTTGAGAGAGCGCATGAATGTGCTGAACCCTTATGTGCGGCAATTTTTGGTGGGGTGGATCACTGTTTTAGACAGTGTGCCTGATATTGACATGCTTGGTTTCCTTCCTGATTTTCTTGACG GTTTATTTAATATGCTGAGTGATAACAGTCACGAGATAAGGCAGCAAGCAGATGCAGCACTTTCAGAGTTCCTGCAGGAAATAAAAAATTCACCA AATGTAGATTATGGTCGTATGGCTGAAATTCTTGTTCGGAGGGCAGGCTCTGATGATGAATTCACTCGTTTGACGTCTATCACATGG ATCAATGAGTTCGTGAAGCTTGGTGGGGAACAGCTAGTCCCGTACTATGCAGATATCTTGGGAGCTATCTTACCATGCATTTCTGATGAAGAGGAGAAAATCCGAGTG gttgctcgtgaAACCAACGAGGAACTTCGAGCTATGAAATCTGATCAAACCGAGGGATTTGACATTGGAGCAATTCTTATAATTGCAGAGAG AGAATTGAATAGTGAACATGAAGCCACTCGGATTGAGGCATTGCACTGGTTTTCCACTTTGCTAGTTCGAAATCGTATTGAG TTCTTGGGATACCTTGAAGGCATTTTTGAACCACTTCTAAATGCGCTCTCCGATCCTTCAGATGCG GTTGTCCTTTTAGTGTTGGAAGTTCATGCACGCATAGCTGAAGAGTCTCATCACTTCCGTCATCTTGTGTCTTACTTAATTCGCACTTTCCACAACAATCATGTTCTGCTGGAGAG GCGTGGCGCTTTGATAGTTCGTCGACTCTGTGTTCTTTTGGGTGCTGAGAAAGTATATCGCGAGTTTTCTACTATTCTCGAGAAGGAAGGTGACCTTGATTTTGCATCCACCATGGTTCAG GCATTGAATTTGATTTTGCTCACATCGGCCGAACTTGCCGAGCTGCGGTCTCTTCTTAAGAAGTCATTGGTTGATTCTCGTGGGAAggacttatttttatctttatacCCTTCTTGGTGCCACTCTCCAATGGCTACAATTAGCTTGTGCCTACTTGCTCAG GCGTACAATCATGCGAGCTCTGTTATTCAATCTCTGGGAGAAGAAGACATAAATGTGAAGTTTTTGGTGCAGTTAGATAAATTGATCCGCCTGCTAGAGACTCCAGTATTTGCTTACCTGCGTTTACAG CTCCTTGAGcctggaaaacatacttggcttcTGAAAACACTCTATGGTCTCCTGATGCTCTTGCCTCAG CAAAGTGCGGCCTTCAAGATCTTGAGGACTCGACTGAAGACAGTGCCTTTCAGTGAAAATCTCAAGCGCACATCTTCTGCAAATCCATACTCTCAAATTCTACAAGTGACGGAAGATGGCAATAGAAATCAAGATACACCAAACTATAGTGCAATCAATTTTCCGTCCCGTCTCCAGCAGTTCGAGAGCATGCAGCAGCAACACCGAGACCATTTGAAGAATCAACTGCAATCTAGAAAGTCCGCTTCGGCAGCAGTATTAACGCAG GAGATTCAAAGATACGAAGAATCACATTCCTCGTCGGTACCAGAGATAAGCAGGCCCCCTTCAAGAGCATCCAGAGTCATTTCCTGA